A genome region from Triticum aestivum cultivar Chinese Spring chromosome 2B, IWGSC CS RefSeq v2.1, whole genome shotgun sequence includes the following:
- the LOC123045784 gene encoding BTB/POZ and TAZ domain-containing protein 2 yields MTLCADFDALRASAADVRVVTSDGQSIAAHSCVLASASPVLERMIDRARRGWGADCTIRVLGVSFDAVRAFLHFLYSSKVAPEEEELVGAHGAQLLTLAHAYRVGWLKRAAEAAVSARLTPERAVDMLKLARLCDARRLYLRCARLAAKDFSAVERSDGWRFARRHDAALQLELLQLLEDADQRKERWARERAAQEACRQLGEAMASLEHIFPSDGAVCADTPCAKAGCTCRGLQLLMRHFATCAKKAAPGGCARCKRMLQLFRLHASVCDRPDKACRVPLCSHFKAKAQTEKADKTWRLLVKKVTRAKVMSSLASRKAVPEVVAESWTRYNGIVAKLR; encoded by the exons ATGACGTTGTGCGCCGATTTCGATGCGCTCCGGGCGTCGGCAGCGGACGTGCGGGTCGTCACGTCGGACGGCCAGAGCATCGCCGCTCACTCCTGCGTTCTT GCCTCGGCGTCGCCCGTGCTGGAGCGCATGATCGACAGGGCGCGGCGCGGGTGGGGCGCCGACTGCACCATCCGCGTCCTCGGCGTCTCCTTCGACGCCGTACGCGCCTTCCTCCATTTCCTCTACTCCTCCAAGGtagcgccggaggaggaggagctggtgggcgcGCACGGCGCGCAGCTGCTGACGCTGGCGCACGCGTACCGGGTGGGGTGGCTGAAGCGGGCGGCGGAGGCCGCGGTGTCGGCGCGGCTCACGCCAGAGCGCGCCGTCGACATGCTCAAACTCGCCAGGCTCTGCGACGCGCGGCGGCTGTACCTGCGCTGCGCGCGGCTCGCCGCCAAGGACTTCTCCGCCGTCGAGCGGTCGGACGGGTGGCGCTTCGCCCGCCGCCACGACGCCGCGCTCCAGCTCGAGCTCCTCCAGCTCCTCGAGGACGCCGACCAGCGCAAGGAGCGGTGGGCGCGCGAGAGGGCCGCGCAGGAGGCGTGccggcagctgggcgaggccatGGCCTCCCTCGAGCACATCTTCCCCAGCGACGGCGCCGTCTGCGCCGACACGCCGTGCGCCAAGGCGGGGTGCACGTGCCGGGGCCTGCAGCTGCTGATGCGGCACTTCGCGACGTGCGCGAAAAAGGCCGCGCCGGGCGGCTGCGCGCGGTGCAAGCGCATGCTGCAGCTCTTCCGCCTCCACGCCTCCGTCTGCGACCGGCCGGACAAGGCCTGCCGTGTGCCGCTCTGCAG CCATTTCAAGGCGAAGGCGCAGACGGAGAAAGCGGACAAGACATGGCGGCTTCTGGTGAAGAAGGTGACGAGGGCGAAGGTGATGTCCTCCTTGGCCAGTAGGAAGGCAGTGCCGGAGGTTGTGGCCGAGTCATGGACGAGATACAACGGCATAGTGGCCAAGTTGAGATGA
- the LOC123041556 gene encoding uncharacterized protein — MQQCNERIQWWCLDSAEMLLSTKESTNLVRERGGAGHKKGCLELRRHSHVAADPSVSVPGRSPLLQRCNPGRISTFLRRRSAAPSCFMPMVWSTYRPDTLHCA, encoded by the exons ATGCAGCAGTGCAAC GAAAGAATTCAGTGGTGGTGTTTGGACTCTGCAGAAATGCTGCTTAGTACAAAAGAATCAACGAATCTTGTGCGGGAACGCGGCGGCGCTGGGCATAAGAAAGGCTGTCTTGAGCTGCGTCGCCACAGCCACGTCGCAGCAGACCCCTCCGTCTCCGTGCCCGGGCGCTCTCCCCTGCTCCAGCGCTGCAATCCGGGCCGAATCAGCACCTTCCTCCGTCGTCGATCTGCGGCCCCTTCATGCTTCATGCCCATGGTGTGGTCGACATACCGCCCCGACACGCTGCACTG TGCCTAG
- the LOC123041557 gene encoding uncharacterized protein yields the protein MRLLVGIVRLVALVLMLLVGSSVHQAVGVGAIRLHDRRTHGEQWAEERMQMRSYMTMDYTRVKRRTPKHN from the exons ATGAGGTTACTAGTTGGGATTGTGAGGCTTGTTGCTCTGGTGTTGATGTTGCTCGTCGGTTCATCGGTTCACCAGGCGGTAGGAGTTG GTGCTATCAGGCTGCACGACAGAAGGACGCACGGGGAGCAGTGGGCGGAGGAGAGGATGCAGATGAGGTCCTACATGACCATGGACTACACCCGCGTCAAGCGGCGCACGCCCAAGCACAACTGA